From a region of the Panicum virgatum strain AP13 chromosome 2K, P.virgatum_v5, whole genome shotgun sequence genome:
- the LOC120678013 gene encoding ASC1-like protein 1, giving the protein MAALVELFLGSTSATVDWEAEAYPTYGDFAVLPLLVAFFPAVRFLLDRLVFEILARRLIFGKGYDKLAETDDSRKKINKFKESAWKFVYFLSGEVLSLSVTYNEPWFKNTRYFWVGPGDQIWPDQKIKLKLKAVYMYAAGFYTYSIFALLFWETRRSDFGVSMSHHVATVVLIVLSYIFRFARVGSVVLALHDASDIFLEIGKMAKYSSCEWLAVVAFLHFVASWIILRLIIFPFWILRSTSYEVLLTLDKNKHRFYGPIYYYVFNCLLFSLLVLHIYWWILIWRMLVKQIQSKGRVGDDVRSDSEGEDEHED; this is encoded by the exons ATGGCAGCGCTCGTGGAGCTGTTCCTGGGCTCCACGTCGGCGACGGTGGACTGGGAGGCGGAGGCCTACCCGACCTACGGGGACTTCGCCGTGCTCCCCTTGCTCGTCGCCTTTTTCCCCGCCGTCCGGTTCCTGCTCGACCGACTCGTCTTCGAG ATATTAGCACGAAGACTTATATTTGGAAAGGGATATGACAAGCTTGCTGAAACAGATGATAGTAGAAAGAAAATCAATAAATTTAAGGAATCAGCGTGGaagtttgtttattttctttctgGAGAGGTGCTTTCGTTATCTGTAACATACAATGAGCCATGGTTTAAGAACACCAGATACTTTTGGGTAGGGCCTGGTGATCAGATCTGGCCTGATCAAAAGATAAA ACTGAAGCTCAAAGCTGTCTACATGTACGCTGCTGGATTTTACACATATTCAATCTTTGCTCTTCTGTTCTGGGAAACAAGACGTTCAGATTTTGGAGTTTCAATGTCTCACCATGTAGCAACTGTTGTTCTGATTGTTCTATCCTATATTTTCAG ATTTGCTCGTGTCGGCTCTGTTGTTTTAGCCCTTCATGATGCAAGCGATATATTCCTAGAGATTGGGAAGATGGCCAAGTACAGTAGCTGTGAGTGGCTGGCTGTTGTGgcatttcttcattttgttgCGTCGTGGATAATTCTTCGCCTCATTATTTTCCCTTTTTGGATTCTAAGAAGCACAAG CTATGAAGTCCTGCTGACCCTGGACAAGAATAAGCATCGATTTTACGGTCCCATATACTACTATGTTTTCAATTGTCTTCTGTTCTCACTCCTAGTTCTTCACATATATTGGTGGATACTGATATGGCGGATGCTAGTTAAACAAATTCAATCGAAAGGACGCGTTGGCGATGATGTTCGATCCG ATTCTGAAGGCGAAGATGAGCATGAAGATTAA
- the LOC120678024 gene encoding 60S ribosomal protein L13-2-like: MVKHNNVIPNGHFKKHWQNYVKTWFNQPARKQRRRIARQKKAAKIFPRPTAGPLRPIVQCQTLKYNMKSRAGRGFTLEELKAAGIPKKLAPTIGISVDHRRKNKSLEGLQANVQRLKTYKAKLVIFPRRARKVKAGDSTPEELASATQVQGDYMPFTRGEKRSVEVVKVSDEMKSFAAYGKIRLERMNKKHLGARQKKAAEAEKEEKK, from the exons ATGGTGAAGCACAACAACGTTATCCCCAACGGGCACTTCAAGAAGCACTGGCAGAACTATGTCAAGACATGGTTCAACCAGCCCGCCCGCAAGCAGCGGCGCCGCATCG CTCGTCAAAAGAAGGCTGCGAAGATATTCCCACGCCCAACTGCTGGACCTCTTCGCCCCATTGTCCAATGCCAAACTCTCAAGTACAATATGAAGTCAAGGGCTGGGAGAGGCTTCACTCTCGAGGAGCTGAAG GCTGCGGGCATTCCGAAGAAGCTTGCTCCAACCATTGGCATTTCTGTGGATCACCGCCGCAAGAACAAATCACTTGAGGGACTCCAGGCTAATGTCCAGAGGCTGAAGACGTACAAGGCCAAGCTGGTTATCTTCCCAAGGCGTGCTCGCAAGGTCAAG GCTGGTGACTCTACTCCTGAGGAGCTTGCCAGCGCCACCCAGGTCCAGGGTGACTACATGCCTTTTACTCGTGGTGAGAAGCGCTCGGTTGAGGTTGTGAAGGTCAGCGATGAGATGAAGTCGTTCGCAGCGTATGGCAAGATCCGCCTTGAGAGGATGAACAAGAAGCACCTTGGTGCCCGCCAGAAGAAGGCCGCTGAGGCtgagaaggaagagaagaagtAA